The Eublepharis macularius isolate TG4126 chromosome 8, MPM_Emac_v1.0, whole genome shotgun sequence genome contains a region encoding:
- the SLC26A1 gene encoding sulfate anion transporter 1 isoform X1, translated as MERRSPVQIRKMDMIKSQLRKNCSCSMRKMKKTVMDFFPVLRWLPKYKCKEYIWGDVMSGLVIGIILVPQAIAYSLLAGLKPIYSLYTSFFANIIYFLMGTSRHVSVGIFSLLSLMVGQVVDRELLLAGFDLNDDPREAVNAGHQLNVTVFNFTLGSVSTECGKDCYAIGVATALTFLAGVYQVLMGFFRLGFVSMYLSEPVLDGFATGASLTILTAQVKYLVGIKIPRAQGYGILITTWVNIFRNIAQANVCDVVTSAVCIAMLVTAKEMGDRYKHRLKVPLPTELVVIVAATVVSHYGRLNEVYGSSVSGAIPTGFIPPQVPDFSLMQRVAVDALPLAIVGFAFTVSLSEMFAKKYAYAVRANQEMFAIGFCNIIPAFFHCFATSAALAKSLVKSSTGCQTQVSSVVSAVVVLLVLLFFAPLFFNLQKCVLACTIIVSLRGALRKFKDIPQRYRLDKIDALVWCATMLASALVSTEMGLLVGVVFSMLCIVGRTQHPHAALLGQIGNTVFYEDNEEYKNLLPVPKVKIFRFEAPLYYANKDFFLKCLHKRTGLDPAVEIAKRKKAERKGQQRLERGSGQEEMTPCLLPKHSDFQAIVIDCSAISFVDTAGVSTLKDTHKDHQELQITVLLACCNPTVIDSLERGGYLGNENKDMHELLFHSIHSAIEFSLGAQKRVPRFYYLQPGKKLHHLVPLASCLTVIPLTTTNLS; from the exons ATGGAAAGAAGGTCTCCAGTCCAGATTAGAAAAATGGATATGATCAAAAGCCAACTTAGAAAAAACTGCTCCTGCTCCATGAGGAAAATGAAAAAGACGGTCATGGACTTTTTCCCTGTGTTACGATGGCTTCCCAAATACAAGTGCAAAGAATACATTTGGGGGGATGTCATGTCTGGCCTCGTCATTGGGATCATTTTGGTACCCCAAGCAATAGCCTACTCTCTGCTAGCGGGTCTGAAGCCTATTTATAGCCTCTACACTTCCTTCTTTGCCAACATCATCTACTTCCTCATGGGCACCTCCCGACATGTTTCAGTTGGGATTTTCAGCTTATTAAGCTTAATGGTTGGACAGGTCGTGGACAGAGAACTGCTCTTGGCTGGGTTTGACCTCAATGACGATCCTCGGGAAGCCGTCAATGCTGGACACCAATTGAATGTTACAGTTTTCAACTTTACCCTCGGCTCTGTGAGCACTGAATGCGGGAAAGACTGCTATGCCATCGGAGTGGCTACAGCACTGACCTTCCTGGCTGGGGTTTATCAA GTTCTGATGGGCTTTTTCCGCTTAGGCTTTGTTTCTATGTATCTCTCTGAGCCTGTCCTGGATGGGTTTGCAACAGGTGCTTCGCTGACCATTTTGACAGCTCAAGTGAAGTATCTCGTTGGGATCAAGATCCCCCGTGCCCAGGGGTACGGGATTTTAATAACCACCTGGGTTAATATTTTTCGCAACATTGCCCAGGCGAACGTTTGCGATGTTGTCACAAGTGCCGTCTGCATTGCTATGCTGGTCACAGCCAAAGAAATGGGGGACAGATACAAACACCGGCTCAAGGTCCCGCTTCCTACGGAGCTGGTGGTGATTGTGGCGGCCACTGTGGTTTCTCATTATGGGAGGCTGAACGAAGTTTATGGCTCCAGTGTGTCAGGCGCCATTCCCACCGGATTTATCCCTCCCCAGGTGCCCGACTTCAGCCTCATGCAGAGGGTTGCGGTCGATGCTCTCCCTCTTGCCATCGTCGGCTTCGCGTTCACCGTTTCGCTCTCAGAAATGTTCGCCAAGAAGTACGCTTACGCTGTCCGAGCCAATCAGGAAATGTTTGCCATCGGATTCTGCAACATCATCCCAGCTTTTTTCCACTGCTTTGCCACCAGCGCCGCTCTGGCAAAAAGTCTGGTCAAATCATCGACAGGGTGCCAGACCCAGGTGTCCAGTGTCGTGAGTGCCGTAGTCGTGCTCCTGGTGCTGCTGTTTTTTGCCCCCCTTTTTTTCAACTTGCAGAAGTGCGTCTTGGCCTGCACTATCATTGTCAGCCTCAGAGGAGCCCTTCGGAAGTTCAAAGACATCCCCCAGCGCTATCGCCTAGACAAAATCGACGCACTGGTGTGGTGCGCAACCATGCTCGCCTCTGCTCTCGTCAGCACTGAAATGGGACTTCTGGTTGGGGTTGTTTTCTCAATGCTATGCATTGTTGGCCGCACTCAGCATCCTCATGCTGCCTTACTAGGCCAAATTGGGAACACTGTCTTCTACGAAGACAATGAGGAATACAAAAACCTTCTGCCTGTCCCAAAGGTCAAAATCTTCCGCTTCGAAGCACCGCTTTATTATGCAAACAAGGACTTTTTCCTGAAGTGCCTCCACAAAAGAACGGGCCTGGATCCAGCTGTGGAAATTGCCAAGAGGAAAAAGGCCGAGAGGAAAGGACAACAACGTCTTGAGAGGGGATCGGGCCAGGAAGAGATGACTCCATGTCTGCTCCCGAAACATAGCGACTTCCAAGCCATCGTCATAGACTGCTCGGCCATTTCATTTGTGGACACAGCTGGAGTGAGCACGTTAAAAGACACACACAAAGACCACCAGGAACTCCAAATCACTGTTCTTCTGGCTTGCTGCAACCCCACCGTGATAGActctctagaaaggggaggctaCTTAGGCAACGAAAACAAGGACATGCATGAACTGCTGTTCCACAGCATCCATAGTGCCATTGAGTTT TCCCTTGGCGCACAGAAAAGGGTGCCTCggttttattatcttcagccaGGAAAAAAACTACACCATCTTGTCCCACTAGCATCTTGTCTTACCGTCATCCCCCTCACAACCACTAATTTAAGTTAG
- the SLC26A1 gene encoding sulfate anion transporter 1 isoform X2 translates to MEKEMEAIGTENGSPFQFLMERRSPVQIRKMDMIKSQLRKNCSCSMRKMKKTVMDFFPVLRWLPKYKCKEYIWGDVMSGLVIGIILVPQAIAYSLLAGLKPIYSLYTSFFANIIYFLMGTSRHVSVGIFSLLSLMVGQVVDRELLLAGFDLNDDPREAVNAGHQLNVTVFNFTLGSVSTECGKDCYAIGVATALTFLAGVYQVLMGFFRLGFVSMYLSEPVLDGFATGASLTILTAQVKYLVGIKIPRAQGYGILITTWVNIFRNIAQANVCDVVTSAVCIAMLVTAKEMGDRYKHRLKVPLPTELVVIVAATVVSHYGRLNEVYGSSVSGAIPTGFIPPQVPDFSLMQRVAVDALPLAIVGFAFTVSLSEMFAKKYAYAVRANQEMFAIGFCNIIPAFFHCFATSAALAKSLVKSSTGCQTQVSSVVSAVVVLLVLLFFAPLFFNLQKCVLACTIIVSLRGALRKFKDIPQRYRLDKIDALVWCATMLASALVSTEMGLLVGVVFSMLCIVGRTQHPHAALLGQIGNTVFYEDNEEYKNLLPVPKVKIFRFEAPLYYANKDFFLKCLHKRTGLDPAVEIAKRKKAERKGQQRLERGSGQEEMTPCLLPKHSDFQAIVIDCSAISFVDTAGVSTLKDTHKDHQELQITVLLACCNPTVIDSLERGGYLGNENKDMHELLFHSIHSAIEFVRGKEIVTDASVV, encoded by the exons ATGGAAAAGGAAATGGAGGCCATCGGAACGGAGAATGGGTCTCCTTTCCAGTTCCTTATGGAAAGAAGGTCTCCAGTCCAGATTAGAAAAATGGATATGATCAAAAGCCAACTTAGAAAAAACTGCTCCTGCTCCATGAGGAAAATGAAAAAGACGGTCATGGACTTTTTCCCTGTGTTACGATGGCTTCCCAAATACAAGTGCAAAGAATACATTTGGGGGGATGTCATGTCTGGCCTCGTCATTGGGATCATTTTGGTACCCCAAGCAATAGCCTACTCTCTGCTAGCGGGTCTGAAGCCTATTTATAGCCTCTACACTTCCTTCTTTGCCAACATCATCTACTTCCTCATGGGCACCTCCCGACATGTTTCAGTTGGGATTTTCAGCTTATTAAGCTTAATGGTTGGACAGGTCGTGGACAGAGAACTGCTCTTGGCTGGGTTTGACCTCAATGACGATCCTCGGGAAGCCGTCAATGCTGGACACCAATTGAATGTTACAGTTTTCAACTTTACCCTCGGCTCTGTGAGCACTGAATGCGGGAAAGACTGCTATGCCATCGGAGTGGCTACAGCACTGACCTTCCTGGCTGGGGTTTATCAA GTTCTGATGGGCTTTTTCCGCTTAGGCTTTGTTTCTATGTATCTCTCTGAGCCTGTCCTGGATGGGTTTGCAACAGGTGCTTCGCTGACCATTTTGACAGCTCAAGTGAAGTATCTCGTTGGGATCAAGATCCCCCGTGCCCAGGGGTACGGGATTTTAATAACCACCTGGGTTAATATTTTTCGCAACATTGCCCAGGCGAACGTTTGCGATGTTGTCACAAGTGCCGTCTGCATTGCTATGCTGGTCACAGCCAAAGAAATGGGGGACAGATACAAACACCGGCTCAAGGTCCCGCTTCCTACGGAGCTGGTGGTGATTGTGGCGGCCACTGTGGTTTCTCATTATGGGAGGCTGAACGAAGTTTATGGCTCCAGTGTGTCAGGCGCCATTCCCACCGGATTTATCCCTCCCCAGGTGCCCGACTTCAGCCTCATGCAGAGGGTTGCGGTCGATGCTCTCCCTCTTGCCATCGTCGGCTTCGCGTTCACCGTTTCGCTCTCAGAAATGTTCGCCAAGAAGTACGCTTACGCTGTCCGAGCCAATCAGGAAATGTTTGCCATCGGATTCTGCAACATCATCCCAGCTTTTTTCCACTGCTTTGCCACCAGCGCCGCTCTGGCAAAAAGTCTGGTCAAATCATCGACAGGGTGCCAGACCCAGGTGTCCAGTGTCGTGAGTGCCGTAGTCGTGCTCCTGGTGCTGCTGTTTTTTGCCCCCCTTTTTTTCAACTTGCAGAAGTGCGTCTTGGCCTGCACTATCATTGTCAGCCTCAGAGGAGCCCTTCGGAAGTTCAAAGACATCCCCCAGCGCTATCGCCTAGACAAAATCGACGCACTGGTGTGGTGCGCAACCATGCTCGCCTCTGCTCTCGTCAGCACTGAAATGGGACTTCTGGTTGGGGTTGTTTTCTCAATGCTATGCATTGTTGGCCGCACTCAGCATCCTCATGCTGCCTTACTAGGCCAAATTGGGAACACTGTCTTCTACGAAGACAATGAGGAATACAAAAACCTTCTGCCTGTCCCAAAGGTCAAAATCTTCCGCTTCGAAGCACCGCTTTATTATGCAAACAAGGACTTTTTCCTGAAGTGCCTCCACAAAAGAACGGGCCTGGATCCAGCTGTGGAAATTGCCAAGAGGAAAAAGGCCGAGAGGAAAGGACAACAACGTCTTGAGAGGGGATCGGGCCAGGAAGAGATGACTCCATGTCTGCTCCCGAAACATAGCGACTTCCAAGCCATCGTCATAGACTGCTCGGCCATTTCATTTGTGGACACAGCTGGAGTGAGCACGTTAAAAGACACACACAAAGACCACCAGGAACTCCAAATCACTGTTCTTCTGGCTTGCTGCAACCCCACCGTGATAGActctctagaaaggggaggctaCTTAGGCAACGAAAACAAGGACATGCATGAACTGCTGTTCCACAGCATCCATAGTGCCATTGAGTTTGTACGAGGGAAGGAGATTGTCACAGATGCCTCTGTAGTATAG